One part of the Brachyspira sp. SAP_772 genome encodes these proteins:
- a CDS encoding sodium-dependent transporter yields MSHQHRGQWGTRAGFILAAIGSAVGLGNIWRFPYMVASNGGGAFMIVFLIAMLTAGIPIMILEFSIGHKTHRSAPGALKFLNSKWEWLGWLQVFTCFAIVVYYSVIIAWSLSYGLFSLQGLKWGTDTAAFFTGEYLKLESGFSLGNFNLGVAIPLIIVWIIILVSVIGGVKDGIEKANKIFMPLLAILVVIILIRGITLPGALAGLDYMFKPDFSKLLNPQVWIAAYGQVFYSMSVAFGIMITYSSYLPDDSDIANNAFMTGFADTSFSLFAGLTVFSIMGYMAYSQGKEVAEVAGNGGIGLAFMVFPEAINALPGLNGIFGLVFFLVLAFAGLTSAISLAEVVISSFIDKFHFNRKKVSVVVILIQGLISMVYATGSGLNILDIVDAFLNNYNIVVSGLIEIVLIAWVYKLGDFKELINKVSEFRVGLWWDFCLKFLTPIFLAVMLALKLISDFQKPYGNYPQAALVILGWSMPILGFVVGIVLAKLKDRTLNS; encoded by the coding sequence ATGAGTCATCAACACAGAGGGCAGTGGGGTACTCGTGCAGGATTTATATTAGCTGCTATAGGTTCTGCGGTTGGTTTGGGTAATATATGGCGTTTCCCATATATGGTAGCATCTAATGGCGGCGGAGCTTTTATGATAGTATTCCTCATCGCTATGCTTACTGCTGGTATACCTATTATGATATTGGAGTTTTCTATTGGTCATAAAACACATAGGAGTGCACCCGGAGCTTTAAAATTCCTCAATTCTAAATGGGAATGGTTAGGCTGGCTTCAAGTATTTACTTGTTTTGCTATAGTTGTTTATTACTCTGTTATTATAGCTTGGTCATTATCTTATGGTTTATTTTCTCTTCAAGGCTTAAAATGGGGAACTGATACTGCTGCTTTTTTCACTGGTGAATATTTAAAATTAGAAAGCGGTTTTTCTCTTGGAAATTTTAATTTGGGAGTAGCTATTCCTTTAATTATAGTTTGGATAATAATATTAGTTTCTGTTATAGGCGGGGTTAAAGATGGTATAGAAAAAGCTAACAAGATTTTTATGCCTTTACTTGCTATACTTGTAGTAATTATACTTATCAGAGGTATCACTTTACCCGGTGCTTTAGCTGGACTTGATTATATGTTTAAGCCTGATTTCTCTAAATTGCTTAACCCTCAAGTATGGATTGCTGCTTATGGTCAAGTATTTTATAGTATGTCTGTAGCTTTTGGTATAATGATTACATATTCTAGTTATTTGCCTGATGATTCTGATATTGCTAATAATGCATTTATGACTGGTTTTGCTGATACTAGCTTTAGTTTATTTGCTGGTTTAACTGTATTTAGCATAATGGGTTATATGGCTTATTCTCAAGGTAAAGAAGTGGCTGAAGTTGCAGGAAACGGCGGTATAGGTTTGGCTTTTATGGTATTCCCTGAGGCTATTAATGCTTTACCCGGTTTAAACGGAATATTTGGTTTAGTATTCTTCTTGGTGCTTGCTTTTGCAGGACTTACTTCTGCTATATCACTTGCTGAGGTTGTTATATCTTCTTTTATAGATAAGTTCCATTTTAATAGAAAAAAAGTTTCTGTTGTTGTTATATTGATACAGGGTTTAATTTCTATGGTTTATGCTACAGGAAGCGGATTAAACATACTTGATATAGTGGATGCTTTCCTCAACAACTATAACATAGTAGTAAGCGGTCTTATAGAGATAGTATTAATAGCTTGGGTATATAAATTGGGCGATTTCAAAGAGCTTATTAATAAAGTGAGTGAGTTTAGAGTTGGATTATGGTGGGATTTCTGTTTGAAGTTTTTAACTCCTATATTCTTAGCTGTAATGTTGGCTTTAAAACTTATAAGCGATTTCCAAAAACCTTATGGAAACTATCCGCAAGCTGCTTTAGTAATATTAGGCTGGTCTATGCCGATTTTAGGTTTTGTAGTTGGTATAGTACTTGCTAAACTTAAAGACAGAACTTTAAATAGTTAA
- a CDS encoding DUF2157 domain-containing protein, which produces MSSKKRFILKEIKKWYKDSLISEEQLKTLSSKYNNNIYLDWQPIIKSIMITGIVLVMIGFIAFISFYIFSIYFIAFLFTLLFISGFVINEVIIKKEINLPKTSAVIVALSSIFLACDIFTIYYIIFENKNNYTIIFLITIIIFFIIAYIKKNYIVLSIALISAITWYGFEGFDFPYIDSYIFNINNYIRVILMSAAVFLLGITDTNVKMLGKKYYLFSKIFYSIGILYLNIVLAIMSIFGTYDTVILFKDNKAETITYSIIFLITNIIMLSLGIKIKKMSIIKYSIFFILANMYIRYFEYFYLSMNSWIFFIILGVITILIGIVIERIIQNS; this is translated from the coding sequence ATGAGTAGCAAAAAAAGATTTATATTAAAAGAAATAAAAAAATGGTATAAAGATAGTCTCATATCTGAAGAACAATTAAAAACATTATCTTCAAAATATAATAACAATATATATTTAGACTGGCAGCCTATAATAAAATCAATAATGATAACTGGAATAGTATTAGTTATGATTGGTTTTATAGCTTTTATTAGTTTTTATATATTCTCAATTTATTTTATAGCTTTTTTATTTACACTTCTTTTTATATCAGGATTTGTAATTAATGAAGTAATAATAAAAAAAGAAATAAATCTTCCAAAAACTTCTGCTGTAATAGTGGCATTATCCTCTATATTTTTAGCATGCGACATATTTACAATTTATTATATAATCTTTGAAAACAAAAATAATTATACTATAATATTTTTAATCACTATAATAATATTTTTTATCATAGCATATATTAAAAAAAATTACATAGTGCTTTCAATAGCATTAATATCAGCAATTACATGGTATGGTTTTGAAGGGTTTGATTTTCCTTATATTGATTCTTATATCTTTAATATTAATAATTATATAAGAGTTATTTTAATGAGTGCTGCAGTATTTTTATTAGGCATTACAGATACTAATGTAAAAATGCTTGGAAAAAAATATTATCTATTTTCAAAAATATTTTACAGTATTGGAATATTATATTTAAATATTGTATTAGCAATTATGAGCATATTCGGCACTTATGACACAGTAATATTATTTAAAGACAACAAAGCAGAAACTATAACATACAGCATTATATTTTTAATAACAAATATTATAATGCTTAGTTTAGGCATAAAAATAAAAAAGATGTCTATAATAAAATATTCTATATTTTTTATATTAGCTAATATGTATATAAGATATTTTGAATATTTTTATTTATCTATGAACAGTTGGATATTTTTTATAATACTTGGGGTTATTACGATTTTAATAGGAATAGTAATAGAGCGAATAATACAAAACAGTTAG
- a CDS encoding VWA domain-containing protein, which yields MAHTLKSKYYAKDIPFILLMIGLTFSIIGLARPATVDSTANINGEGIYISMVVDISPSMMAEDMLPTRLEASKKTMADFIKKRNFDKISLVAFALRASVLSPSTFDYTSLEKEIGNIKIDEEGSTSIGLGIATAVDMLRSVKDDAEKIIILLTDGENNSGEIDPILASEIASNFNIKIYTIGIGDAAGSHAWVTYTDPNYGKRRIRADFTLNEKALIEIASITGGKYFNAKTSSALDNVYNTIDRLEKKPITDDNLIQYKELYKPFIIIALICIALSIILSSTRFLIIP from the coding sequence ATGGCACATACTTTGAAGTCAAAATATTATGCCAAAGATATACCGTTTATACTTTTAATGATAGGTTTAACTTTTTCAATAATAGGTTTAGCCCGTCCTGCTACGGTAGACAGCACTGCTAATATTAACGGAGAGGGTATATATATATCTATGGTGGTTGATATATCTCCTTCTATGATGGCTGAGGATATGCTTCCTACAAGGCTTGAGGCTTCAAAAAAAACTATGGCTGATTTTATAAAAAAAAGAAATTTTGATAAAATTAGTTTAGTTGCTTTTGCTTTAAGGGCTTCTGTGCTTTCACCTTCTACTTTTGATTATACTTCATTAGAAAAAGAAATTGGAAATATAAAAATTGATGAAGAGGGTTCTACTTCTATTGGGCTTGGTATTGCTACGGCGGTTGATATGCTTAGGAGTGTGAAAGATGATGCTGAAAAAATTATAATACTTCTTACAGACGGAGAAAACAATTCTGGTGAGATAGACCCTATACTTGCTTCAGAGATAGCGTCTAACTTTAATATTAAAATTTATACAATAGGTATTGGTGATGCCGCTGGAAGTCATGCTTGGGTAACATATACAGACCCTAATTATGGTAAAAGAAGAATTAGAGCAGATTTTACACTCAATGAAAAAGCATTAATTGAAATAGCAAGCATAACAGGCGGAAAATATTTTAATGCCAAAACAAGCTCTGCATTAGATAATGTTTATAATACAATAGATAGATTAGAAAAAAAGCCAATTACAGATGATAACCTTATTCAATACAAAGAGTTATATAAGCCGTTTATTATAATAGCTTTAATATGTATTGCATTAAGCATTATATTATCTTCTACAAGATTTTTGATTATACCATAA
- a CDS encoding glycoside hydrolase family 57 protein, translated as MSKGYLALVLHAHLPYVRHPEHENFLEEEWLYEAITETYIPLLDAYDRMVNDGVNFKITMSVTPPLMNMLANELLQNRYVNYIEKLIRLAEMEVERTSLDPNFHHTAEFYRDKFRKIRDIFVYKYNKNILNGFRYFLERGNLEIITCGATHGFFPFMQEYPKAIEAQLKMAVKTHEKHLGRKPTGIWLGECGFFPGLEKHLANNGIKYFFVDTHGIMYADRVPKYGVYAPLYCSRESRVAAFGRDIESSRSVWSAEVGYPGDPRYREFYRDIGYDLPFEYIKEFIQSNGLRKNTGIKYYRITGKDCAKEPYNPEWAMEAAGEHSGNFMFNREKQIEYLASVMDDRPPIVVSPYDAELFGHWWYEGPMFIEFLMRKIHYDQNTIETITPKEYLERHPVNQISMPSMSSWGANGYGEVWLNGTNGWIYRHLHKAAERMIELAHDYYNETGLYERALNQAARELLLAQSSDWAFIMHTGTMVDYAVNTTKLYIKRFTDLYYAIKNRDLNEEWLSKLEWRDDIFPEMDFRIYS; from the coding sequence ATGTCAAAAGGCTATTTAGCTTTAGTGCTTCATGCTCATCTCCCTTATGTTAGACACCCAGAGCATGAGAACTTTTTAGAGGAAGAATGGTTATACGAGGCCATCACAGAAACATATATACCTCTTCTTGATGCTTATGATAGAATGGTTAATGATGGAGTAAATTTCAAAATCACCATGAGCGTAACGCCTCCTCTTATGAATATGCTTGCAAATGAGCTTCTTCAAAATAGATACGTTAATTATATAGAAAAATTAATAAGATTAGCAGAGATGGAAGTTGAAAGAACTTCATTAGACCCTAATTTTCATCATACTGCTGAGTTTTATAGAGATAAGTTCAGAAAGATAAGAGATATATTTGTTTATAAGTATAATAAGAATATATTAAATGGTTTTAGATATTTTTTGGAGAGAGGAAATTTAGAGATAATTACTTGCGGAGCTACGCATGGCTTTTTCCCATTTATGCAGGAATATCCTAAGGCAATAGAAGCACAGTTAAAAATGGCTGTGAAAACACATGAAAAGCATTTAGGAAGAAAACCTACAGGCATATGGCTTGGAGAATGCGGATTCTTCCCGGGACTTGAGAAACATCTTGCAAACAATGGAATTAAATATTTCTTTGTTGATACTCATGGTATAATGTATGCTGATAGAGTGCCAAAATATGGTGTTTATGCTCCTTTATATTGTTCTAGAGAGAGCAGAGTTGCAGCTTTCGGACGTGATATTGAAAGCTCTAGAAGTGTTTGGAGTGCTGAGGTTGGTTATCCGGGCGACCCAAGATACAGAGAGTTTTACAGAGATATTGGATATGATTTGCCTTTTGAATATATAAAAGAGTTTATACAGAGTAATGGTCTTAGAAAAAACACAGGTATAAAATATTATAGAATTACTGGTAAAGATTGTGCTAAAGAGCCTTATAATCCAGAATGGGCTATGGAGGCTGCAGGCGAGCATTCAGGTAATTTTATGTTTAACAGAGAAAAGCAAATAGAGTATTTAGCTTCAGTGATGGACGACAGACCTCCTATAGTAGTATCTCCTTATGATGCTGAATTATTCGGACACTGGTGGTATGAAGGCCCTATGTTTATAGAGTTTTTAATGAGAAAGATTCATTATGATCAAAACACTATAGAAACAATCACACCAAAAGAATATTTGGAAAGACACCCAGTAAATCAAATATCTATGCCTTCAATGTCTAGTTGGGGAGCTAATGGTTATGGAGAAGTTTGGCTTAATGGTACTAACGGCTGGATTTACAGACATTTGCATAAAGCTGCAGAGCGTATGATAGAGCTTGCTCATGATTATTATAATGAAACAGGTCTTTATGAGAGAGCATTAAATCAGGCTGCACGTGAATTGTTGTTAGCACAAAGCAGCGACTGGGCTTTCATTATGCATACAGGCACTATGGTTGATTATGCTGTTAATACTACAAAACTATATATAAAGAGATTTACTGACCTTTATTATGCTATCAAAAACAGAGATTTAAACGAAGAGTGGCTCAGTAAATTAGAATGGCGTGATGATATATTCCCAGAGATGGACTTTAGAATATACAGTTAA
- a CDS encoding serine/threonine protein phosphatase gives MDIFSFTNKSNNNKTNTDTILFNSEAILGRPLIINEQNNYSHFINSIEGTCISLVADGLGDTFASKLAADVYNENFLDLVELVGEQEAINWIMHNFIKLEVNAARESADDVQKSMAGASIAGVLYHKFAGVFVFHAGDAKVFCIDKNKATQITRDHINGYALENCACAGGGHYITIEGSRRNKTHNYFIATNSMCEAIASNYSSLEEGVYNIMNLTTEEAINKLKTINSNENITALGLKNLYTI, from the coding sequence ATGGATATTTTCTCTTTTACTAATAAATCTAACAATAATAAAACAAATACTGACACTATACTTTTTAATAGCGAAGCGATACTAGGAAGACCATTAATAATAAATGAACAAAACAATTACAGTCATTTTATAAACTCAATAGAAGGCACTTGTATATCATTAGTTGCCGATGGTTTGGGGGACACTTTTGCTTCAAAACTTGCTGCTGATGTTTACAACGAAAACTTTTTAGACTTGGTGGAACTTGTAGGCGAACAGGAAGCAATAAACTGGATAATGCACAATTTCATTAAATTAGAGGTTAATGCTGCTAGAGAATCTGCTGACGATGTTCAAAAATCTATGGCAGGTGCCTCTATTGCTGGGGTATTGTATCATAAATTTGCTGGTGTATTTGTGTTTCATGCAGGAGACGCTAAAGTGTTTTGCATAGACAAAAACAAGGCTACTCAAATAACAAGAGACCATATTAATGGATATGCTCTTGAAAACTGTGCTTGTGCAGGCGGCGGACACTACATTACAATAGAAGGCTCTAGAAGAAACAAAACTCACAACTATTTTATTGCTACTAATTCTATGTGTGAGGCTATAGCATCTAATTACAGCTCATTAGAAGAGGGCGTTTACAATATAATGAATTTAACAACAGAAGAGGCTATAAACAAATTAAAAACTATTAATAGTAATGAAAATATAACAGCACTTGGCTTAAAAAATCTTTACACTATTTAA
- a CDS encoding EamA family transporter — protein sequence MSIFYAILSSIFSSLTAILIKIGLKDINSNLATAIRTIIILFISWIVVFYTNKINSVNTIETLKNLNNKTLIFIILSAIATGLSWLFYFKALQIGNVNKVVVIDKLSIVFTIILASLFLKEVITLKIIIGIILIVAGTLIITLA from the coding sequence ATGTCTATTTTTTATGCCATATTATCATCAATATTCTCTTCTCTCACAGCAATACTAATAAAAATTGGACTTAAAGATATTAATTCTAATTTAGCTACTGCAATAAGAACCATTATAATATTATTCATCTCTTGGATAGTTGTGTTTTATACAAATAAAATAAACTCTGTAAATACAATAGAAACCCTAAAAAACTTAAATAATAAAACTTTAATATTTATAATACTTTCTGCTATAGCAACAGGACTATCTTGGCTGTTTTATTTCAAAGCACTTCAAATTGGAAATGTAAATAAAGTTGTTGTAATAGATAAGCTTTCTATAGTTTTTACAATTATATTAGCAAGTTTATTTTTGAAAGAAGTAATAACGTTAAAAATTATAATAGGAATAATATTAATAGTAGCTGGTACATTGATTATAACTTTAGCTTAA
- a CDS encoding dicarboxylate/amino acid:cation symporter → MEEAIKKGKKDYLLIKLFIGIVVGILIGTYSNEGLINVIQSIKYVLNQVISFMVPLIVLGFIAPAITRMGSKANKMLGVMLALAYFSSVGAALFSTILGYAIIPNLNIASNVAGGKELPEIIFKLDINPVFPVITALFLAICGGVAVVKTKSQYFENLLDELNNIILFLVNTVVVPILPFYIGSTFATLAYEGTVIKSIPIFLIIILIAIVGHFIWLTLLYSIAGIVSKKNPIRVFKHYGPAYLTAVGTMSSAATLPVALKCASKSDALDKDIVDFAIPMGSTIHLCGSVLTETFFVMTISKILYGSLPPVGTMILFIILLGIFAVGAPGVPGGTVVASLGIIISVLGFNDDGTALILAIFALQDSFGTACNVTGDGALALILQGIFRKNS, encoded by the coding sequence ATGGAAGAAGCTATCAAAAAAGGTAAAAAAGACTATTTGTTGATAAAGCTTTTTATAGGAATAGTAGTAGGAATTCTAATAGGTACATATTCCAATGAAGGTTTAATTAATGTAATACAGTCTATAAAGTATGTATTAAATCAAGTAATATCATTTATGGTTCCTCTAATAGTATTAGGATTTATTGCTCCAGCTATAACAAGAATGGGTAGTAAGGCTAATAAGATGCTAGGTGTTATGCTTGCTTTGGCTTATTTTTCTTCTGTGGGTGCTGCTTTATTTTCTACTATTTTAGGATATGCAATAATACCTAATTTAAATATAGCATCTAATGTTGCAGGCGGAAAAGAGTTGCCAGAGATAATATTTAAGTTAGATATTAATCCAGTATTTCCAGTAATTACCGCATTATTTTTAGCAATATGCGGAGGAGTGGCTGTTGTAAAAACTAAATCACAGTATTTTGAAAATTTATTGGACGAACTTAATAATATAATACTATTTTTGGTAAATACAGTAGTAGTACCTATACTTCCATTTTATATTGGAAGTACATTTGCTACTTTAGCTTATGAAGGCACTGTTATAAAAAGTATACCAATATTCTTAATAATCATACTCATAGCAATAGTTGGGCATTTTATATGGCTTACATTATTATATAGTATAGCTGGTATTGTATCAAAGAAAAATCCTATAAGGGTATTTAAGCATTATGGACCTGCTTATCTTACTGCTGTTGGTACTATGTCATCTGCTGCTACTTTACCTGTGGCATTAAAATGTGCAAGTAAGTCTGATGCATTAGATAAAGACATTGTTGACTTTGCTATACCAATGGGTTCAACTATACACTTATGCGGTTCTGTATTAACTGAAACTTTCTTTGTTATGACTATATCTAAAATATTGTATGGAAGCTTGCCTCCTGTTGGAACTATGATTTTATTTATAATATTACTTGGTATATTTGCTGTAGGTGCTCCCGGTGTTCCCGGAGGTACTGTTGTTGCTTCTTTGGGTATTATTATATCTGTGCTTGGTTTTAATGATGATGGTACTGCTTTAATACTTGCTATATTTGCTTTACAGGATAGTTTTGGTACTGCTTGTAATGTTACTGGTGATGGAGCTTTAGCTTTAATACTTCAAGGTATATTTAGAAAGAATAGTTAA
- a CDS encoding MetS family NSS transporter small subunit: protein MSVDSAIFMALSLIVIWGGFIFFVSIGARKK, encoded by the coding sequence ATGAGTGTAGATTCTGCAATATTTATGGCACTTAGCCTTATAGTAATATGGGGCGGCTTTATCTTTTTTGTAAGCATAGGTGCTAGAAAGAAATAA
- a CDS encoding DNA-binding protein, with translation MKTIERDNFKIHYRNNFEIIDIEEKDENNKEKRNQYSHCMSNVDFMIKANDKIIFIELKNFKIKDKNQLEDKIKSLKIEEPLNKDSIIYELIQKGRGTFIKEYSSGYINNNIDIYYFIIFYFPFKIRNMKFKSNINKYLNKNLPIIKNDSVYKKSFIKTILFITIDEWNEISKEMDIENIIFEPI, from the coding sequence ATGAAAACTATTGAAAGAGATAATTTTAAAATACATTATAGAAATAATTTTGAAATTATAGATATTGAAGAAAAAGATGAAAATAATAAAGAAAAAAGAAATCAATATTCACATTGCATGAGTAATGTTGATTTTATGATAAAAGCAAATGATAAAATAATATTTATAGAATTAAAAAATTTCAAAATAAAAGATAAAAATCAATTAGAAGATAAAATAAAAAGTTTAAAAATAGAAGAACCTTTAAATAAAGATTCTATCATTTATGAATTAATACAAAAAGGAAGAGGTACATTTATTAAAGAATATAGCTCTGGATATATTAATAATAATATAGATATTTATTATTTTATAATATTCTATTTTCCATTTAAAATAAGAAATATGAAATTTAAATCAAATATAAATAAGTATTTGAATAAAAATTTACCAATAATAAAAAATGATTCTGTATATAAAAAATCTTTTATAAAAACTATTTTATTTATAACTATAGATGAATGGAATGAGATATCAAAAGAAATGGATATTGAAAATATAATATTTGAGCCTATCTAA
- a CDS encoding ATP-binding protein — translation MAKITFNNNVINNIKISNFTVFKNAEINFSKGLNIFIGRNGTGKTHLLKLINCLDKKLYNSNEKLELKKIANLKEISKEQINNMKKSDEKFFNDIDENSYPFDIDINKVFSRFGDLDKIKKAFSEYRSSLKNKDKFKEILEDTFNKPKECNIIFNENINLELMHKGFNITDDWIPTFDFLLSYKNSYSLKNKNFTFIPCKDILTSSNGFTALYDKRDIHFESVYYNIIKKTELPKLRELDKDLFEIAKKIEDAIGGKTIYKNNNFFIDYKNIGEVSFDMVAEGHKKLALIYILIMNGEIDKNTILLLDEPESNLNPSLTDLLVNILLSLSKLGVQIFIATHNSFILDDIELQRTDKDSIMYHSFYFDENDFNSGVKIETKESLSDLENNPINEKIIKQHNEYIDDMIK, via the coding sequence ATGGCTAAAATAACTTTCAATAATAACGTAATAAATAACATAAAAATATCTAATTTCACAGTTTTTAAAAACGCTGAAATAAATTTTTCAAAAGGTTTAAATATTTTTATAGGCAGAAATGGAACAGGTAAAACTCATTTGCTAAAACTTATAAATTGTTTAGATAAAAAATTATATAACTCAAATGAGAAATTAGAACTTAAAAAAATTGCTAATCTAAAGGAGATAAGTAAAGAACAAATAAATAATATGAAAAAATCTGATGAAAAATTTTTTAATGATATAGATGAGAATTCTTATCCATTTGATATTGATATAAATAAAGTATTCAGCAGATTTGGTGATCTTGATAAAATAAAAAAAGCATTTTCAGAATATCGTTCTAGCTTAAAAAATAAGGATAAATTTAAAGAAATATTAGAAGATACATTCAATAAACCTAAAGAATGTAATATTATATTTAATGAAAATATTAATTTAGAATTGATGCATAAAGGTTTTAATATTACAGATGATTGGATTCCAACTTTTGATTTTCTTTTATCATATAAAAATAGTTATTCATTAAAAAATAAAAATTTTACTTTTATTCCTTGTAAAGATATACTTACCTCTTCAAACGGATTTACAGCTCTTTATGATAAAAGAGATATTCATTTCGAGTCAGTATATTATAATATAATAAAGAAAACAGAACTTCCAAAGTTAAGAGAATTAGATAAAGATTTATTTGAAATAGCTAAAAAAATAGAAGATGCCATAGGCGGAAAGACTATTTATAAAAATAATAATTTTTTTATAGACTATAAAAATATAGGTGAAGTTTCTTTTGATATGGTAGCTGAAGGTCATAAAAAATTAGCACTTATATACATTTTAATAATGAATGGTGAAATAGATAAAAATACTATACTGCTTTTAGATGAGCCTGAATCAAATTTAAACCCTAGTCTTACAGATTTACTAGTTAATATACTTTTGAGTTTATCTAAATTAGGTGTTCAAATATTTATAGCCACACATAATAGTTTTATACTTGATGATATAGAATTACAAAGAACTGATAAAGATTCTATTATGTATCATTCTTTTTATTTTGATGAAAATGATTTTAATAGCGGTGTGAAAATAGAAACTAAAGAAAGTTTGTCAGATTTGGAAAATAATCCTATAAATGAAAAAATAATAAAACAACATAATGAATATATTGACGATATGATTAAATAA
- a CDS encoding ATP-binding protein produces MEIPSKKTLIPYISEIFIQYLRAHDIKDADAMQIAFEEALTNAIVHGNNNDSNKNVNISFNIKENMLEISIKDEGMGFNYKSIKTNDDDIYKKNGRGILLISLYTDSFHFEDYGRKIVMNKYLS; encoded by the coding sequence ATGGAAATACCAAGTAAAAAAACGTTGATACCATATATATCTGAAATCTTTATTCAGTATTTGCGTGCACATGACATAAAAGACGCCGATGCCATGCAAATAGCTTTTGAAGAGGCTTTAACAAATGCTATAGTTCACGGCAATAATAATGATTCTAATAAAAATGTAAATATATCATTTAATATAAAAGAAAACATGCTTGAAATCAGCATAAAAGATGAAGGCATGGGCTTTAATTACAAATCAATAAAAACCAACGATGATGACATTTACAAAAAAAACGGACGTGGCATACTTTTAATATCACTCTACACAGACAGTTTTCACTTTGAAGACTACGGCCGAAAAATAGTAATGAACAAGTACCTAAGTTAA
- a CDS encoding DUF2752 domain-containing protein, whose protein sequence is MDKFLKFCILLVLIFCVNFNKELPVENLCLFRATTGFPCPSCGMTRAYIHALNLDFKNAFKYHPLFLLPLFLFVIIAFRKKVKIFNSIYNNNFLIICLIIIFLGVYVFRFINSFPYEEPFTYNYDSNVYTILEILNLVKK, encoded by the coding sequence ATGGATAAGTTTTTAAAATTTTGTATATTATTAGTTTTAATATTCTGTGTTAATTTTAATAAAGAGTTACCAGTAGAAAATTTATGCTTATTTAGAGCAACTACCGGTTTCCCTTGTCCAAGCTGCGGCATGACAAGAGCTTATATACATGCACTTAATTTAGATTTTAAAAACGCATTTAAATATCATCCGCTTTTTCTTCTGCCTTTATTTTTATTTGTTATAATAGCTTTTAGAAAAAAAGTAAAAATATTTAATAGTATATACAACAACAATTTTTTAATAATTTGTTTAATAATTATTTTTTTAGGTGTGTATGTTTTTAGATTTATAAATAGTTTTCCGTATGAAGAGCCTTTTACATATAATTATGATAGTAATGTTTACACTATATTAGAAATTTTGAATTTAGTTAAGAAATAA